Genomic segment of Paenalkalicoccus suaedae:
AATAGAACGAATCCAAAACCTTTGATCTCCATTCAAAGGTTTTTTGCTGTTTTTACATATAACAACCTTGATCAGACTTTAATAATATATTAATAACTAGTTAACATAATAAATATATAACCAACTAAAGCAACTTACATAAAAGATAAACACTACCCAAACCTAATTTTCATACAAAAATATTTATAAATATTATGTATAAGGGTTGAATAAATATTACTTATTAAGTATAATCATTAAATAATTCAACAGTTCGTAGGAAGGCGTGATAGGCGTGTTAAAAGTCGCAATAGTAGGCGGAACAGGATACGGAGCTTTAGAGTTAATAAGATTAATGCAGCATCACGAGCAAATCACGATTCACTCGATTGTATCAACTTCGGAAGAGGGAGAGCTCGTCTCAACTAGATACCCGCATCTAAAAGGGGTCGTAACAAATACATTCGATGCACTAGACATTAATAAAATTGCAAAAGAAGTAGACACCATCTTTTATGCAACACCAGCGGGAGTTGCGAAATCACAAATCGAAGCGTGCACAGAAGATGTACAGCATATTGATTTATCCGGTGACTTCAGATTATCTAAAGAAGATTATGAAGCATGGTACGGGTTATCAGCACCTGATAAAGATGCGTTAAGTCAAGCAGTATACGGACTTAGCGAAGTGAATAAAGATGCAGTGGCGAAGGCAAAGATTCTCTCCAATCCAGGATGTTTCCCTACAGCAACGCTGTTAGCACTTTTACCAGGTATTAAAGAATCATTAATTGATACTCAGGATTTAGTGATAGATGGTAAGACAGGTGTTTCGGGAGCAGGACGAAAGCAATCCTTACTGACGCATTATTCAGAAACGAATGAAAATGTCACGGCCTATAAATTAGGAAAGCACCAGCACATTCCTGAAATTGAACGGTATCTATCGGAGCAAGCAGGAGAAGACGTAGCCATTACGTTCACCACACATCTGATTCCGATGACGCGTGGGATCATGATGACGTGCTACGGAAAGCTCAAGGATGGTGTGACAGAAGAGGGCTTCATCCAAGCTTATAAAGAGTTTTACAAAGAAGAAAAGTTCGTCAGGGTTAGAGAAACTGGTGTTCCATCTACTTCAGAGGTTTACGGTAGTAACTACTGTGATATTGGCTTCCATATTCATGAGCGGACACGGCGAGTCATTATTGTATCGGTCATTGATAATTTAGTGAAGGGTGCGTCAGGACAGGCGCTTCAGAATTTTAATATTATGAACGGGCTTGATGAGCAGATGGGGCTCACGGTATCGCCTGTTTATCCATAGGAGGAATAAAAACATGGTCATGACAGATTTTGCTCAACTACAAATAATTAAAAACGGTCACGTGACAAGTCCAAAGGGATTTAAAGCTGGTGGCACGCACTGTGGCTTACGTCGTAAAAAAGTTGACTTTGGATGGCTTTACTCAGAGGTTCCAGCGACGGTTGCTGGTGTATATACACAAAATGCTTTCCAAGCAGCGCCATTGCACGTAACAAAAGAGTCTATCGCAGTAGAGGATAAGCTACAAATGGTCGTCGTCAACTCTGCTAATGCCAATGCATGCACCGGTGAGATCGGTATGGCCAATGCATATGAGACTCGTAAGCTAGTTGCCGAGCGCATCGGCGTGAGCGAGCATTTAGTTGCCGTTGCTTCGACAGGTGTGATCGGCGTTCAGCTACCTATGGAAAAACTGACAAAAGGTATTGAGCAAATTGATCTTGATCAATCTGTAACAGCGGATTTTGAGCAAGCCATTCTTACGACGGATACGGTTACTAAGTACGTGGCTGTTGAAGTAGAAATCGAGGGCAAGGTCATTACACTTGGTGGCGCGTGCAAAGGCTCTGGAATGATCCATCCGAATATGGCAACGATGCTTGCTTATATTACAACAGATGCAAACGTGGAAGCGGAATCTCTACAAACAGCGCTTAAAACAGCTACAAACGAAACGTTTAATATGATCACAGTCGATGGTGACTGTAGCACAAACGATACCGTACTTGCTTTCGCAAACGGTATGAATATGCAAACGGAATTAACGACCGATCATCCTGAATGGCACAAATTCCAGGATGCTTTCACACTCATCAGCCAACTTCTTGCAAAGAAGATTGCGAAGGACGGCGAGGGAGCGACAAAGCTTGTAGAAGTAAACGTGAAGCAAGCCGAATCTACGGACTCTGCCCGTAAAATCGCCAAGGCGATTATTGGCTCTAACTTAGTAAAAACTGCGATTTACGGAGCTGATCCAAACTGGGGACGCGTTATTTGTGCAGTTGGCTACAGCAATCAGCCGATTGACCCAAGTAAAGTCACTGTCTACCTTGGAGACATTAAGGTAGTCGAAAACGGATTACCAGCTGACTTTAGTGAAGAAGAAGGCAAGGAGTACTTAATGAGTGAAAACGTCTCTGTTACGGTTGAGCTAAAAATGGGTGACGGCGAGGCGACAGCCTGGGGATGTGACTTAACCTACGATTATGTCAAAATAAACGCGTCTTATCGCACGTAAGGAGGGAACCTAAGTGGAAACACTCGTATTAAAAATTGGTGGAAGTACATTAGAAAGTTTGCCACAAGCCTTTTACAAACATGTACATGAGCTTACGAGGACAAATAACGTGATTATCGTGCACGGTGGCGGACCAGCAATTAACGATGCATTAGAAAAGAACGCGATTGAAGCAACGTTTCATCAAGGGTTGCGAGTTACCACGCCTGAGGTGCTCCAAACGTGTGAGATGGTCCTAAGTGGACAGACAAACAAATATCTTGTTACGAAGCTACAAGAGCAGCACGTAGCAGCTTTTGGGCTAAGTGGAATTGATGGAGAGCTATTACAAGCAAAGCTTGCAGATCAAACAGGGGCACTTGGGTTAGTAGGAGACATCGCTCATGTAAATAAGCAGATGATTACGATGCTACTAGCGAACAACTATGTGCCTGTTATCTCCCCGATTTCGATGACAAAAGAGAAGCAAAAGCTTAACGTGAATGCCGACAGTGCTGCAGCCGCAATTGCGAAAGCGATGCAAGCGAAGCTCGTTTTTGTCACTAATATCAAAGGTGTCATGAGTAAACAAAAGGAAATCATCCCTTTTCTATCAAAAAAGGCTATTGAAGTGGCGATAACGGATGGCACGATCTCTGGTGGTATGATCCCAAAGGTCAAGGCCGCGCTATCCTGCATTGAATCAGGCGTTCAAGAAAGTATTATCTTAGACAGTGAGTCACTTATTGGACTTGCGACTCACACGGCCTGTGGGACATCGATTCGTTTGGAGGAAGCATCTTATGTCTAACTCATCATCCGTTATGAATACGTACGCAAGATTTGATATCACACTAGAACGCGGACACGGGAGCTATGTCTATGATACGGCTGGAACAAAATATCTAGACTTTACATCTGGAATTGCGACGTGCAACCTCGGCCACACGCCAACAATCGTCGTCGATGCTATCACCACTCAGGCTCACACGCTGATGCACGTCTCAAACCTCTATCATATTCCATTACAAGAAAAACTGGCGAAACTGCTAACAAATGGACGCCATCTTGAAAAAGTGTTCTTTTGTAATAGTGGGGCTGAAGCGAATGAAGCAGCTATCAAGCTTGCTAAAAAATATGCCAATGATCATGGACACACGGAAAAAAACGGTATTGTCAGCTTAAAGCAGTCGTTCCATGGTCGAACAGGTTCAACGATGGCCGCTACAGGACAGGATAAAATCCATCAAGGCTTTACACCACTCACGCCCGGATTTTCATACATGGAGATGTATGGCGATCTAAAGGAACACATTGACCCTGCGTCAACATGCGCGATTATGATAGAGCTTATTCAAGGAGAAGGTGGCGTGCGTCCAGTTAGTCAAGCGTGGGTGCAAGAGGTTGCGACTTATTGTGAGCAGTACGATATTCTCCTTATTGTCGATGAGATCCAAACAGGAGCAGGAAGAACGGGAACATTTTATGCCTATGAGCAATACGGAATCTCACCTGATATCGTGACCACAGCCAAAGGAATAGGCTCTGGTTTTCCGGTAGGAGCGATGATGGCAACAGCAACGGTTGCTGAATCGATGGGGCCTGGCACACACGGGAGTACGTTTGGTGGTAATCCACTAGCAATGGCTGCTGGAGTAGCTACTGTCGAAGCGATACAAGCATCAGGCTTCTTAGAAGAAGTAAAAGTAAAAGCAACGTATTTTATAGAATCGCTTAAAAAGCTTGTGCCAAACGTACGAGGCGAAGGATTTTTAATCGGCATCGAATTTGATCAACCGGTTATGCCACTAATTAAAGAACTACAACAAAACGGCATTTTAACATTGCCTGCAGGGCCAAACGTATTGAGAGTATTACCACCACTTACGGTGACGATAGAGGAATTAGATCATTTTACAGAGCAGCTAGCGGCTGTTTTATCAAAGGAGGACGTACTCGTATGACAGGATATTTGATGCTTGAGACAGGTGACGTATTTAAAGGCGATTGGATCGGGGCGGACCTTCAGGCTTATGGCGAGCTCGTATTTAATACAGGGATGACAGGTTATCAGGAAATGATGACGGACCCTTCGTATAAAGGGCAAATCCTCACATTTTCATACCCGTTAATAGGGAACTACGGATTAAATCAAGTGGACGCAGAGAGTAAAAAAGTGGCGGTATCGGCAGTTCTTTTAAATGATGTATGTGATAATCCCAGCCATTATCTCTCTAACTGGACGTTTGATGATTACTTAAAAGAGCAAGGAATTCCAGGACTTAAAAACATGGATACGCGTAAATTGGTCTCCATTATTCGTAAGCAGCACACCGTTAAAGCGGTTATCTCAAAGGAGCTACTTTCCACATTCCCATCATTCGAATCTGGCGAGCTAGTAAAGGAAGTATCGGTTGGTAAAACAGAAGTACACGGAGAAGGCGAGAAGCACGTTGCGCTTTATGATTTCGGCTATAAAAAATCGATCCTAGATGCGTTAGTTGCGGAAGGATGTAAAGTGACGATTGTACCTTACAACTATTCGTTCGAAAAGCTTGTAGCATTAAAGCCAGACGGGGTGTTATTTAGTAACGGACCTGGAGACCCTATGACACTAGCTCCGTACTTTGAGCTTTATAAAAAAATTACAGCAAGCTACCCAACGCTCGGTATTTGCTTAGGGCACCAGCTAGTGGCGTTATCTTACGGTGCTAAAACAGAAAAGATGTTATTCGGACATCGCGGTGGCAACCACCCCGTGAAGCATCTACCGACAGGGAAAGTAAGTATCACGTCGCAAAATCACGGCTATGTCGTCACGGATAGCACGATCGATACAGCTGTTTTTGATATTACCTTTAAAAACGTAAATGACGGAAGCTTAGAAGGAATTAAGCATAAAGAGCTACCGGTTCAATCCGTGCAGTTCCATCCAGAGGCTCATCCAGGACCAAGTGATACAGCGTTTATCTTCGAAGAATTTTTACAGCAGGTGCAGGCAGGAGGCAAAAAGGCATGTTTGATCACACAATAAAAAAAGTACTCGTAATAGGATCTGGTCCAATTGTTATTGGGCAAGCAGCAGAATTTGACTATGCAGGCACACAAGCTTGTTTAGCGCTTAAAGAAGAGGGAATCGAAGTCGTTCTCGTTAACAATAACCCAGCGACCATTATGACAGACGATTCGATCGCCGATCATGTTTATATGGAGCCATTAACCGTTGATTCGGTCGAAAATATTATAAAAGTCGAGCAACCAGATGGTCTCATTGGTACATTAGGCGGTCAAACAGGTCTTAACTTAACGGTGCAACTGTTTGAGCAAGGGATTTTAGAGAAGCACAACGTGCGACTGCTCGGCACATCCGTTCCTTCGATTCAACAAGGGGAAGATCGTGAAAAATTCCGCTCGCTCATGCATGACATTAAGGAGCCAGTCCCGGCTTCAGAGATCGTCGAGTCTCTTGAGGAGGGACTTTCCTTCGTTCATGAAGCTGGATTCCCTGTTATTTTACGTCCGGCTTATACGCTAGGTGGCGGTGGAGGTGGCTTTGCTTACTCAAAAGAGGAGCTAAAGGATAAGCTTCAAACAGCACTTGAAGCAAGCCCGATTCACCAAGTATTAGTCGAGCAAAGTATCAAAGGCTGGAAGGAAGTCGAATACGAGGTCATGCGTGATGCAAATGACACGTGCATCATCGTGTGTAACATGGAAAACTTAGATCCAGTAGGTGTCCACACGGGAGATTCAATCGTGGTTGCTCCGTCACAAACGCTCACTGATACGCAGTATCAAATGCTACGAAATGCTTCACTTAAAGTGATTCGTGCCCTTGAAATTGTTGGAGGCTGTAATATTCAATTCGCACTTCACCCAGAATCCGAAGAGTACGCAATTATTGAGGTTAACCCGCGTGTGAGTCGCTCCTCTGCACTTGCTTCAAAGGCGACAGGCTACCCAATTGCGCGTATTGCAGCGAAGTGCGCGATTGGCTATCAACTTGACGAGATTTTAAATCCGATCACGGGTAATACGTACGCATCGTTTGAGCCAGCTTTAGACTACTGCGTCGTAAAGCTACCGCGCTTTCCGTTTGATAAATTCTCAGAAGCAGATCGCACGCTCGGGACGCAGATGAAGGCGACGGGTGAGGTCATGGCATTGGAGCGTACGTTTGAAGCGGCGATGAATAAAGCGATCCGCTCGCTTGAGATGAACCGCTACAGCCTCATGGATACAGGCTTTGAGCAAGCATCGGAGCAAGATCTCTTTGACCTGTTAGAAAATCCGAATGACCGCAGACTTTTTGCGATTGGAGAGCTTCTAGCTCGCGAAACTCCTTTAGAGACGATTCATGAGTTAACGGGCATTGATTATTGGTTCATCTATAAGCTACAGCGAATAGTTGCTGCAGAGCTTGCCATTAAAGGACAAAAGTTAGAATCGTTAACGAAAGAAGAGCTCCTAAAGCTAAAACGTTTAAATGTGAGTAATAAGCAAATTGCTACCTTAACAGGGACTACAGAGCTGAACGTTTATCAAGCATTACAGACATTTGACCTTACGCCGTCTTATAAGCTTGTTGATACATGCGCAGGTGAATTTGATGCGTTAACACCATACTACTATTCTACGTGGCAAGGCTTTGATGAGGTAGAAGTAACTCATGACAAGCAAAAGCTACTCGTATTAGGATCAGGGCCAATCCGTATTGGGCAAGGAGTCGAGTTTGATTATTGCTCCGTCCATGCAGCACTAGCAGCAAAAGCAAGCGGCTACGAAACGATTGTGATGAATAATA
This window contains:
- the argC gene encoding N-acetyl-gamma-glutamyl-phosphate reductase; translation: MLKVAIVGGTGYGALELIRLMQHHEQITIHSIVSTSEEGELVSTRYPHLKGVVTNTFDALDINKIAKEVDTIFYATPAGVAKSQIEACTEDVQHIDLSGDFRLSKEDYEAWYGLSAPDKDALSQAVYGLSEVNKDAVAKAKILSNPGCFPTATLLALLPGIKESLIDTQDLVIDGKTGVSGAGRKQSLLTHYSETNENVTAYKLGKHQHIPEIERYLSEQAGEDVAITFTTHLIPMTRGIMMTCYGKLKDGVTEEGFIQAYKEFYKEEKFVRVRETGVPSTSEVYGSNYCDIGFHIHERTRRVIIVSVIDNLVKGASGQALQNFNIMNGLDEQMGLTVSPVYP
- the argJ gene encoding bifunctional glutamate N-acetyltransferase/amino-acid acetyltransferase ArgJ; this translates as MVMTDFAQLQIIKNGHVTSPKGFKAGGTHCGLRRKKVDFGWLYSEVPATVAGVYTQNAFQAAPLHVTKESIAVEDKLQMVVVNSANANACTGEIGMANAYETRKLVAERIGVSEHLVAVASTGVIGVQLPMEKLTKGIEQIDLDQSVTADFEQAILTTDTVTKYVAVEVEIEGKVITLGGACKGSGMIHPNMATMLAYITTDANVEAESLQTALKTATNETFNMITVDGDCSTNDTVLAFANGMNMQTELTTDHPEWHKFQDAFTLISQLLAKKIAKDGEGATKLVEVNVKQAESTDSARKIAKAIIGSNLVKTAIYGADPNWGRVICAVGYSNQPIDPSKVTVYLGDIKVVENGLPADFSEEEGKEYLMSENVSVTVELKMGDGEATAWGCDLTYDYVKINASYRT
- the argB gene encoding acetylglutamate kinase, whose translation is METLVLKIGGSTLESLPQAFYKHVHELTRTNNVIIVHGGGPAINDALEKNAIEATFHQGLRVTTPEVLQTCEMVLSGQTNKYLVTKLQEQHVAAFGLSGIDGELLQAKLADQTGALGLVGDIAHVNKQMITMLLANNYVPVISPISMTKEKQKLNVNADSAAAAIAKAMQAKLVFVTNIKGVMSKQKEIIPFLSKKAIEVAITDGTISGGMIPKVKAALSCIESGVQESIILDSESLIGLATHTACGTSIRLEEASYV
- a CDS encoding aspartate aminotransferase family protein; translated protein: MSNSSSVMNTYARFDITLERGHGSYVYDTAGTKYLDFTSGIATCNLGHTPTIVVDAITTQAHTLMHVSNLYHIPLQEKLAKLLTNGRHLEKVFFCNSGAEANEAAIKLAKKYANDHGHTEKNGIVSLKQSFHGRTGSTMAATGQDKIHQGFTPLTPGFSYMEMYGDLKEHIDPASTCAIMIELIQGEGGVRPVSQAWVQEVATYCEQYDILLIVDEIQTGAGRTGTFYAYEQYGISPDIVTTAKGIGSGFPVGAMMATATVAESMGPGTHGSTFGGNPLAMAAGVATVEAIQASGFLEEVKVKATYFIESLKKLVPNVRGEGFLIGIEFDQPVMPLIKELQQNGILTLPAGPNVLRVLPPLTVTIEELDHFTEQLAAVLSKEDVLV
- a CDS encoding carbamoyl phosphate synthase small subunit, yielding MTGYLMLETGDVFKGDWIGADLQAYGELVFNTGMTGYQEMMTDPSYKGQILTFSYPLIGNYGLNQVDAESKKVAVSAVLLNDVCDNPSHYLSNWTFDDYLKEQGIPGLKNMDTRKLVSIIRKQHTVKAVISKELLSTFPSFESGELVKEVSVGKTEVHGEGEKHVALYDFGYKKSILDALVAEGCKVTIVPYNYSFEKLVALKPDGVLFSNGPGDPMTLAPYFELYKKITASYPTLGICLGHQLVALSYGAKTEKMLFGHRGGNHPVKHLPTGKVSITSQNHGYVVTDSTIDTAVFDITFKNVNDGSLEGIKHKELPVQSVQFHPEAHPGPSDTAFIFEEFLQQVQAGGKKACLITQ
- the carB gene encoding carbamoyl-phosphate synthase (glutamine-hydrolyzing) large subunit; amino-acid sequence: MFDHTIKKVLVIGSGPIVIGQAAEFDYAGTQACLALKEEGIEVVLVNNNPATIMTDDSIADHVYMEPLTVDSVENIIKVEQPDGLIGTLGGQTGLNLTVQLFEQGILEKHNVRLLGTSVPSIQQGEDREKFRSLMHDIKEPVPASEIVESLEEGLSFVHEAGFPVILRPAYTLGGGGGGFAYSKEELKDKLQTALEASPIHQVLVEQSIKGWKEVEYEVMRDANDTCIIVCNMENLDPVGVHTGDSIVVAPSQTLTDTQYQMLRNASLKVIRALEIVGGCNIQFALHPESEEYAIIEVNPRVSRSSALASKATGYPIARIAAKCAIGYQLDEILNPITGNTYASFEPALDYCVVKLPRFPFDKFSEADRTLGTQMKATGEVMALERTFEAAMNKAIRSLEMNRYSLMDTGFEQASEQDLFDLLENPNDRRLFAIGELLARETPLETIHELTGIDYWFIYKLQRIVAAELAIKGQKLESLTKEELLKLKRLNVSNKQIATLTGTTELNVYQALQTFDLTPSYKLVDTCAGEFDALTPYYYSTWQGFDEVEVTHDKQKLLVLGSGPIRIGQGVEFDYCSVHAALAAKASGYETIVMNNNPETVSTDYTIGDRLYFEPLTVEDVLAVATKEQVDGVIVQFGGQTAINLANELKQAGLPIIGTSADSITKLEDREAFYQLLDAHAIPHIEGTICHQKSELKQAVNELSYPVLIRPSFVIGGQSMYICHSDAELDRYLSRLEDATTKTSWPLLVDRFIPGKEVEIDVISDGKTVVVPGIFEHVEKAGVHSGDSVTILPSQTLTQAEKDRLVEIATIIAKEAQVIGMMNIQFVLHDSTVYVLEVNPRSSRTVPIMSKVTGVPMVEWAVRAQIGEVLADIAPQGLMKEPDFVTVKAPVFSATKLKGVDHAVSPEMKSTGEMIGFGETVAEAKAKVLPMLTNPTIIVSAADASKQAIKDVLSCIKASIYATPSTHQYLTDHGVQAEKVDYADIEALMKQVDIDAVLSIATAGRHHESNGFKLRELAIKNQVPLFTHEDTFTFITTDNEATITPKSIQSYRKALEV